The following are encoded together in the Anaerostipes caccae L1-92 genome:
- a CDS encoding N-acetylmuramoyl-L-alanine amidase, with product MAYTNSKMVSYTKLSPNHSGQRTHSIDRITPHCVVGQCSVETLGNIFAPTSRQASCNYGIGPDGRVGMYVEEKNRSWCSSSNANDQRAVTIECASDTKHPYTMNSTVYATLIKLCTDICRRNGKKKLLWFGDKNKSLNYSPKSDEMVLTVHRWFANKSCPGDWLYSRLGDLAAKVTAELGGSSSGGTTATGLYRVRKTWADVKSQKGAFKSLENAKRCAKANPGYSVFDTNGKVVYGTSASSTKTVDELAREVIQGKWGNGADRKNRLTKAGYNYDAVQKRVNELLR from the coding sequence ATGGCTTATACAAACAGCAAAATGGTGTCCTACACCAAACTTAGTCCGAACCATTCCGGACAGAGAACACATTCCATTGATAGAATCACACCGCATTGTGTGGTTGGTCAGTGCAGTGTAGAAACTTTAGGAAATATTTTTGCACCTACTTCAAGACAGGCAAGCTGCAACTATGGTATCGGACCTGATGGCAGAGTCGGAATGTATGTAGAAGAGAAGAACCGCTCTTGGTGTTCATCTTCTAATGCCAATGATCAGAGAGCCGTCACGATTGAGTGTGCATCCGATACAAAACATCCATATACGATGAACAGCACGGTATATGCAACTCTTATCAAACTTTGCACAGATATCTGCAGAAGAAATGGCAAAAAGAAACTTTTGTGGTTTGGAGATAAAAACAAGTCACTGAACTATTCGCCAAAATCTGATGAGATGGTACTTACAGTTCACAGATGGTTTGCGAATAAGTCCTGTCCGGGAGACTGGCTTTATTCAAGACTTGGTGATCTTGCTGCAAAGGTTACTGCGGAACTAGGCGGTTCATCTTCCGGTGGAACTACAGCGACAGGATTGTACCGAGTAAGAAAGACTTGGGCAGATGTCAAATCACAGAAGGGCGCATTTAAGTCATTGGAAAATGCAAAGAGATGTGCAAAGGCAAATCCTGGATATTCTGTATTTGATACAAATGGAAAAGTAGTATATGGAACTTCTGCCTCAAGTACCAAAACGGTAGACGAGCTTGCAAGAGAGGTCATTCAAGGCAAATGGGGTAACGGAGCAGATAGAAAGAACAGACTTACCAAAGCCGGATATAACTACGATGCCGTGCAGAAGAGAGTGAATGAACTCTTGAGATAA
- a CDS encoding phage tail tape measure protein, with amino-acid sequence MANRIKGITVEIGGDTTKLQTALKGVNGQIKNTQSALKDVERLLKLDPTNTNLLAQKQKLLTQAIGETKEKLATLKTAAEQANEQLQKGEISQEQYDALQREIAETEAELKRLESQASKTNQTLTKIGEVGSKVESFGNGVTNVGKKVSVASAAVTAMGGAAVKTAADFESSMSQVQATMGITKDSMSKVNGQSVNTMDTLSDLAKTMGAKTAYSASECAEALNYLALAGYDTQQMCDTLPIVLNLAAAGNIDLASASDMVTDAMSALGMEVKDADKMVDQMAKTASTTNTSVGQLGEGILTIGATAKSVKGGTAELNTALGILANNGIKGAEGGTHLRNVILSLQNPTDGASKLMNQLGVSVYDSEGNMRSLNDILGDLNSSMDGMTSEEKANIISKIFNKTDLSSVNALLANTGDTWTDLQTAIENSGGAAQQMADTQLDNLKGQLTILKSAVEGFAISIGEALMPMIKNIVAKVQSFVDWLNNLDEGTRQVIVKIGLFVAALGPVLVILGTVISKVGVAMQAFSKFGLKITSLISNAGGLSGVMGKVGAAIGGISAPVVAVVAIIGTLVAAFIHLWKTNEEFRDSIIAIWNRIKEIFSGFAKGITDRLNALGFDFQNFKEVVSAIWNALCSFLAPVFEGVFTQIANILEGVLGVITGILDVFIGIFTGNWSQVWEGVKGIFGSVWDFIKNTFTNYMNAIRNIADVVLGWFGTSWNEVWTGIKDFFVGIWTGISTFFTNLWEGIKNTVQTGIMFIASILEAAFDIITLPFRFIWENCKEIVIAVWDAIKEKVTTVINAVSSVVSTVMNAIKTVFTTVWNAIKSVVTTVVNAIKTVVTTVFNAIKNTATTVWNAIKTAVTTPVNAIKNTVSTVFNAVKSTVSSVFNSIKSTATSVWNGIKSAIITPIEAVKNKVKSVVDAIKGFFSGMKLSLPKIKLPHFKVTGKLSIAPPSVPHLSIDWYKEGGIMTKPTAFGMNGSSLMMGGEAGAEAILPLSGFYKQLESMLDSKLNMSGMEKYLAIIADNSSKGIYLEDGTLVGHLLPAIDDGLGKQQKITRRLAL; translated from the coding sequence ATGGCAAACAGAATCAAAGGTATCACTGTCGAAATTGGCGGTGATACTACCAAGCTGCAGACTGCCCTTAAGGGAGTCAACGGACAGATTAAAAATACGCAGTCTGCATTAAAGGATGTTGAAAGACTTCTAAAACTAGATCCTACAAATACAAATCTGCTTGCTCAGAAACAGAAACTGTTAACGCAGGCTATTGGTGAAACCAAAGAGAAACTTGCTACATTAAAAACTGCCGCAGAGCAAGCAAACGAACAGCTGCAAAAAGGCGAGATTTCACAGGAACAGTACGATGCCCTTCAAAGAGAGATTGCAGAAACTGAGGCAGAACTCAAACGACTGGAATCCCAGGCATCTAAGACTAATCAGACTCTTACAAAAATAGGTGAGGTCGGTTCAAAGGTTGAGTCTTTCGGTAATGGAGTTACGAATGTCGGCAAGAAAGTATCTGTTGCATCGGCAGCGGTAACTGCGATGGGCGGTGCTGCAGTAAAGACTGCCGCTGATTTTGAATCTTCCATGAGCCAGGTACAGGCTACGATGGGAATTACCAAAGATTCCATGTCCAAGGTAAATGGTCAGTCTGTTAATACAATGGATACATTGTCCGACCTTGCAAAGACGATGGGTGCAAAAACAGCATATTCTGCAAGTGAGTGTGCTGAGGCTTTAAATTATTTAGCACTTGCCGGATATGATACACAGCAGATGTGTGACACGCTTCCGATCGTTCTTAACTTAGCGGCAGCAGGTAATATTGATCTTGCATCTGCATCGGATATGGTAACGGATGCGATGTCTGCTCTTGGTATGGAAGTGAAAGATGCCGACAAGATGGTTGACCAGATGGCAAAAACTGCATCAACTACCAACACCTCCGTTGGTCAGCTTGGTGAAGGTATTCTTACAATCGGTGCTACAGCAAAATCCGTTAAAGGCGGAACAGCAGAACTTAACACTGCACTTGGTATTCTTGCAAACAACGGTATTAAAGGTGCAGAGGGTGGTACGCATTTAAGAAACGTTATTCTTTCACTTCAAAATCCTACTGACGGTGCATCGAAACTCATGAATCAATTAGGTGTATCTGTCTATGATTCCGAAGGAAATATGAGGAGTCTGAATGATATTCTTGGAGATTTGAATTCTTCAATGGATGGCATGACCTCCGAAGAAAAAGCAAACATCATCAGCAAGATTTTTAATAAGACCGATCTTTCATCAGTAAATGCACTGCTTGCCAATACAGGGGATACCTGGACGGATTTGCAGACTGCTATTGAAAACAGTGGCGGAGCGGCACAGCAAATGGCTGATACGCAGCTTGATAACTTAAAAGGTCAGCTTACCATTTTAAAGTCGGCAGTTGAGGGATTTGCCATTTCTATCGGTGAAGCACTCATGCCGATGATAAAGAATATCGTGGCAAAGGTTCAGTCTTTCGTAGATTGGCTGAATAACCTTGATGAAGGTACAAGGCAGGTCATTGTAAAGATTGGTCTTTTTGTAGCTGCACTGGGACCGGTACTTGTAATTCTTGGAACGGTCATATCAAAAGTCGGTGTGGCCATGCAGGCGTTCAGTAAGTTTGGTTTGAAGATAACAAGCCTTATTTCTAATGCCGGAGGACTATCCGGTGTTATGGGAAAGGTTGGTGCGGCAATTGGCGGCATCTCCGCACCTGTCGTTGCAGTTGTGGCGATTATCGGAACATTAGTTGCAGCTTTTATCCATCTATGGAAAACGAATGAGGAGTTCCGTGACAGTATTATTGCTATCTGGAATCGCATCAAAGAAATCTTCAGCGGATTTGCAAAAGGCATCACAGACAGACTCAATGCATTAGGCTTTGATTTCCAGAACTTCAAGGAAGTTGTATCTGCCATTTGGAACGCATTATGCAGTTTCCTTGCTCCGGTGTTTGAAGGCGTGTTTACGCAGATTGCCAATATTCTGGAGGGTGTTCTTGGAGTTATCACTGGAATCCTTGATGTATTTATCGGTATCTTTACCGGCAACTGGTCGCAGGTATGGGAAGGTGTCAAAGGCATCTTCGGTTCGGTTTGGGATTTCATCAAGAATACCTTTACCAACTATATGAATGCAATAAGAAATATTGCAGATGTAGTGCTTGGATGGTTTGGCACATCGTGGAATGAAGTATGGACAGGCATTAAGGATTTCTTTGTCGGCATCTGGACGGGTATTTCCACCTTTTTTACAAACCTATGGGAAGGCATCAAGAATACCGTCCAAACAGGGATTATGTTTATTGCATCTATCCTTGAGGCGGCATTTGACATCATCACTTTGCCATTCCGATTTATTTGGGAGAACTGTAAGGAAATTGTTATTGCTGTTTGGGATGCAATCAAAGAAAAGGTTACAACCGTAATCAATGCAGTTTCGTCCGTTGTCAGCACCGTGATGAATGCTATCAAGACAGTATTTACTACGGTTTGGAATGCCATAAAGTCGGTTGTGACAACGGTGGTGAATGCTATCAAAACAGTTGTAACCACAGTATTTAATGCAATCAAAAACACAGCGACTACAGTATGGAATGCGATAAAGACTGCCGTTACGACTCCGGTTAATGCTATTAAGAATACGGTCAGCACAGTATTTAATGCTGTGAAAAGTACGGTATCCTCTGTGTTTAACAGCATCAAGAGTACTGCCACCTCTGTATGGAATGGAATCAAGTCGGCTATTATTACACCGATTGAGGCGGTAAAAAATAAAGTCAAGAGTGTGGTTGATGCCATTAAGGGATTCTTCTCCGGCATGAAACTGTCACTTCCTAAGATTAAGCTGCCGCATTTCAAAGTGACAGGCAAGCTTTCTATTGCACCTCCGTCCGTACCGCATCTTTCAATTGATTGGTATAAGGAAGGCGGTATCATGACAAAACCGACTGCGTTTGGCATGAACGGTTCTTCTCTTATGATGGGAGGAGAAGCAGGAGCAGAGGCGATACTTCCGCTTTCCGGATTCTATAAACAGCTTGAGTCAATGCTTGACAGCAAACTGAATATGAGCGGTATGGAAAAGTATCTGGCCATTATTGCAGACAATAGTTCTAAGGGAATTTATCTGGAAGATGGAACGCTTGTAGGACATTTGCTTCCGGCCATTGATGACGGACTTGGAAAACAGCAGAAGATAACAAGGAGGCTTGCACTATGA
- a CDS encoding HK97 gp10 family phage protein: protein MANTKIDNLANEIMEGLKEYADLASDDVKKAVRKAGNTVRKEIAASAPIDTGKYAKSWSVKKTKETSNSLEVTVHSKNRYQLAHLLEHGHAKRGGGRVAARPHIAQTEQSAVETLESEIAKALGGH, encoded by the coding sequence ATGGCAAATACAAAGATTGATAACCTTGCCAATGAGATTATGGAAGGCTTGAAAGAATATGCTGACCTCGCTTCTGATGATGTGAAAAAGGCAGTCAGAAAGGCAGGCAATACCGTCAGAAAAGAAATTGCTGCATCTGCTCCCATTGATACCGGAAAGTATGCGAAGTCATGGAGTGTGAAGAAAACCAAGGAAACATCAAATTCTTTGGAAGTAACAGTTCATTCAAAGAACAGATATCAGCTTGCTCATCTTCTGGAGCATGGTCATGCAAAACGTGGCGGAGGCAGAGTTGCGGCAAGACCCCATATCGCACAGACAGAACAGTCTGCCGTGGAAACACTGGAGTCTGAAATAGCGAAAGCACTGGGAGGTCACTGA
- a CDS encoding phage tail protein, with product MSVFKVYVDGQIFYHPNLSKLAITQAVVSEDAENIDSFTLSAPFNHPYIDSIKPMASVIQCKKDDEVVFEGRALDDGSDFYNTHTWTCESALAYLKDTLQPPFSYKGTLRGLFEQFISVHNNSVEKQKQFKIGNVTVTDDNDYVSYSSSDYTVTLDAIKNKLIGTHGGYLQVRYEKDGKYIDYLEDFKLKSLQTVEFGKNIIDVKITKDHTERATALIPLGAKKSVVDEEGNETELDERVDITSVNDGRNYIYDELSVKEIGWIWVTEVWDDVTLPGNLLRKAKSRLSDMTQGVTSIELVIVDESDAGADIGDIRARMYVECISKPHGINGTYLVVSKTRDYLNPAGNTITIGASGITLTSQTVKQDKNISALEDDLLGKTYQIESIHGEIDSINANKMYRTELVVNGVNIFKNKGQKSTMLCKVYSWDKDITDTLSAECFIWHRKSSDEEADAEWDKNHIGMKQITITTEDVYDNASFYCEVKI from the coding sequence ATGAGTGTATTCAAAGTATATGTGGACGGTCAGATTTTTTATCATCCTAATTTATCAAAACTTGCTATTACGCAGGCAGTAGTCAGTGAAGATGCAGAAAACATCGACAGCTTTACACTCTCTGCCCCATTTAATCATCCGTACATTGATTCCATTAAACCGATGGCGTCTGTGATTCAGTGCAAAAAGGATGACGAGGTGGTATTTGAAGGAAGGGCACTTGATGATGGTTCAGATTTTTATAACACTCATACCTGGACTTGTGAATCAGCACTTGCTTATCTGAAGGATACCTTGCAGCCACCTTTTTCATATAAAGGTACGCTGAGAGGATTATTTGAACAGTTTATTTCCGTTCATAATAATAGTGTGGAAAAGCAGAAACAGTTCAAAATCGGGAATGTCACTGTAACCGATGATAATGACTATGTTTCTTACAGCAGTTCCGATTATACCGTTACATTGGATGCTATCAAGAATAAGCTGATAGGTACACATGGAGGTTATCTGCAGGTGCGATATGAAAAAGACGGAAAGTACATTGACTATCTTGAGGACTTCAAATTAAAGTCACTGCAGACCGTAGAATTTGGCAAGAACATCATTGATGTCAAGATTACCAAAGACCATACGGAAAGAGCGACTGCACTGATTCCTCTTGGAGCAAAGAAATCAGTTGTTGACGAAGAAGGCAATGAAACGGAATTAGATGAACGGGTAGATATTACTTCTGTCAATGATGGCAGGAACTATATCTATGATGAACTATCCGTTAAAGAAATCGGCTGGATATGGGTTACGGAAGTCTGGGATGATGTAACACTTCCCGGAAATCTTCTAAGGAAAGCAAAGAGCCGCCTTTCCGATATGACTCAGGGAGTCACAAGCATTGAACTTGTCATTGTAGATGAATCTGATGCAGGTGCGGATATCGGAGATATACGGGCAAGGATGTATGTGGAATGCATCTCAAAGCCACATGGCATAAACGGAACATATCTTGTTGTCAGCAAAACAAGAGATTATCTAAATCCTGCTGGGAATACAATAACGATTGGTGCAAGCGGCATTACATTGACATCGCAGACAGTAAAGCAGGATAAAAACATCTCAGCACTGGAAGATGACCTCCTTGGCAAGACCTATCAGATAGAAAGCATTCATGGGGAGATTGATTCCATCAATGCAAATAAGATGTACAGAACTGAACTTGTTGTGAATGGAGTAAACATCTTCAAAAACAAAGGTCAGAAAAGCACGATGCTGTGTAAGGTCTATTCCTGGGATAAAGACATAACGGATACTTTATCGGCAGAATGCTTTATCTGGCATAGAAAGTCCTCCGATGAAGAGGCAGATGCCGAGTGGGATAAGAACCATATCGGTATGAAACAAATAACGATTACTACCGAGGACGTATATGACAATGCGTCCTTTTATTGTGAAGTAAAAATTTAA
- a CDS encoding DUF859 family phage minor structural protein, whose product MASSGSITTGQKEGRSITLSWTLSSQNIEKNTSTIAWTLKGSGGSTTSWVMAGGFKAVINGTTVYSTSTDNRIKLYNGTVVASGSTTITHNADGTKSFSLSCEAGVYSYAVSVSASGTHTLNTIPRASSASATNVNMGSAATITISRASSSFTHTLTYKFGSATGTIASKTSSTSVSWTPPISLANQIPSAISGTCTITCDTYSGSTKVGSKTCTHTLTVPASVKPVIDNLSATRVDGSVPSAWGIYVQTKSRATLKIEGAAGSYGSTVKSYNISGGGYSGTASSLTTGFLNSSGTITFTATVTDSRGRVSDAKTVSISVIAYSAPSFSSYQSQRATSNGTANDDGTYVRGLLSYSFASCSSKNTVTRKTEYRKSGTAEWTNANVSFSSGTAFTFGGGSISTETSYEIRYTITDAFSSISVVDVVSTAAVVMDFKSGGKGVAVGKVSETDNCFEVSEKWDVKVYGKLLKKFIMEQMYPVGSIYMSVSSTNPSTYFGGTWTAWGTGRVPVGVNANDTNFATVEKTGGAATVILTTAQMPSHTHAKGTLATNETGSHTHNLKNQKTTWGASSGNKVIIDATSGYTAITNKATTSAGAHSHTISGSTASAGSGSAHNNLQPYITCYMWKRTA is encoded by the coding sequence ATGGCTTCAAGCGGAAGTATCACAACAGGACAAAAAGAAGGCCGTTCCATTACATTATCGTGGACGCTTTCCAGTCAGAATATAGAAAAGAATACATCTACCATTGCCTGGACACTAAAAGGTTCGGGAGGAAGTACTACTTCTTGGGTTATGGCAGGCGGGTTCAAAGCTGTTATTAATGGTACAACGGTATATTCGACTTCAACGGATAATCGTATTAAATTGTATAACGGAACGGTAGTCGCATCCGGTTCAACTACGATTACCCATAACGCTGATGGTACAAAATCCTTTAGCTTAAGCTGTGAGGCGGGCGTTTATTCCTATGCGGTCAGTGTGTCTGCAAGCGGTACACATACGCTCAATACAATTCCCAGAGCATCTTCGGCATCAGCGACTAATGTAAATATGGGTAGTGCTGCAACAATTACGATAAGCAGAGCATCATCTTCTTTTACGCATACATTGACCTATAAATTTGGAAGTGCAACAGGTACGATTGCAAGCAAGACTTCATCAACATCGGTATCGTGGACACCACCTATATCGCTAGCAAATCAAATACCTTCTGCCATATCCGGTACCTGCACAATCACTTGCGATACCTATAGCGGCTCAACGAAAGTTGGGTCAAAGACCTGTACGCATACTTTGACAGTTCCGGCATCGGTAAAGCCTGTTATTGACAATTTGTCAGCAACAAGAGTAGATGGAAGTGTTCCGTCAGCATGGGGAATCTATGTGCAGACAAAATCCAGGGCAACATTAAAAATTGAAGGAGCAGCCGGAAGTTATGGTTCAACGGTAAAATCTTATAACATCAGTGGTGGTGGATATTCTGGAACAGCTTCATCGCTTACAACGGGCTTTTTAAATTCGTCCGGGACGATTACTTTCACGGCAACGGTCACTGATTCAAGGGGAAGAGTATCTGATGCAAAAACCGTGTCGATATCAGTAATTGCCTATTCTGCCCCTAGTTTTTCAAGCTATCAATCACAGAGAGCGACCAGCAATGGAACTGCAAATGATGATGGAACATATGTCAGAGGTCTTCTATCTTACAGCTTTGCATCATGCAGCAGCAAGAATACAGTGACAAGAAAAACAGAATACCGTAAATCCGGCACTGCAGAATGGACGAATGCAAATGTTTCATTTAGCAGCGGTACTGCCTTTACCTTTGGCGGAGGCAGTATTTCAACAGAAACGTCATATGAAATCAGATATACCATTACCGATGCTTTCTCATCCATATCTGTTGTTGATGTGGTTTCAACGGCCGCTGTAGTAATGGACTTCAAAAGCGGAGGAAAAGGCGTAGCCGTTGGCAAGGTGTCTGAAACAGACAACTGTTTTGAAGTATCTGAAAAGTGGGATGTAAAGGTTTATGGAAAGCTGCTTAAAAAATTCATTATGGAACAGATGTATCCAGTTGGAAGTATTTATATGAGCGTCAGTTCCACAAATCCGTCCACTTATTTTGGAGGAACATGGACTGCCTGGGGAACCGGAAGAGTGCCTGTTGGTGTCAATGCAAATGATACAAATTTCGCTACAGTTGAAAAGACCGGAGGTGCAGCAACCGTAATACTTACGACAGCACAAATGCCATCACATACCCATGCAAAAGGTACGCTTGCAACAAATGAAACAGGTTCACATACACATAACCTTAAGAATCAAAAGACAACTTGGGGTGCAAGCAGTGGAAATAAAGTAATTATTGATGCAACATCCGGTTATACAGCCATTACAAACAAGGCAACAACCAGTGCGGGGGCTCACTCTCATACAATTTCCGGTTCAACAGCGTCTGCCGGAAGCGGAAGTGCTCATAACAACTTACAGCCATATATCACCTGTTATATGTGGAAACGCACAGCTTAA
- a CDS encoding recombinase family protein, giving the protein MRTITKIESTIPTIKKRKKVAAYARISMESERMNHSLSAQISYYNDFIQKNPDWEFAGVYADNGISGTSTVKRDEFRRMIADAEQGKIDIILTKSIQRFARNTVDLLETVRHLKNLGIEVRFEKENINSLSGNGELMLSILASFAQEESRSISDNVKWGIRKRMQEGMLNASGHFNIYGYEWQGDELIIVPKEAEVVKRIYQNFLDGKSRLETERELEAEGIRTRQGCVMRDSNIKKILTNITYTGNMLFQKEFISDPINKKRKQNRGELPQYWVEDTHEAIIDLETFQYIQDEMARRRQLGALANKSLNISCFTGKIKCPYCGVSYMHNTRKPRTPNGKRLEFWVCGSRKKKGGHCEVGASINQDNMKKVLAEVLDIDEFDDEVFLDKVDFINVPKRYTLEIHLQDGTIVTRPCENTGHQDCWTKEYRDKVSKQRRKKNTNPKGASVFTSKLKCKHCGCNYRRCTQPSTSSEDGKFYYWRCAERTACKAQGLREDFLKSQLAEVLGMAEWDEKVFAEKVEQINIDGYQLEVVGKDGIVTPMTFEPPKRGGRHCSEEQKEHMRQIMKEKWTPERKAEMSQRMKNMRKERGRNWRKEK; this is encoded by the coding sequence ATGCGTACAATTACCAAGATTGAGAGTACGATACCAACTATAAAGAAAAGAAAAAAGGTTGCTGCATACGCTAGAATTTCAATGGAATCAGAGCGAATGAATCACTCGCTTTCTGCACAGATAAGTTACTACAATGATTTCATTCAAAAGAATCCGGACTGGGAATTTGCTGGAGTATATGCCGATAATGGTATCAGCGGAACAAGTACAGTCAAGCGTGATGAGTTCAGACGAATGATTGCAGATGCTGAGCAAGGAAAAATTGATATTATTCTTACAAAGTCAATACAGCGATTTGCAAGAAATACAGTGGATTTGCTTGAAACAGTAAGACATCTAAAAAATTTAGGAATTGAGGTCAGATTTGAAAAAGAGAATATCAATTCTTTAAGTGGTAATGGAGAGTTGATGCTTTCCATACTTGCTTCTTTTGCTCAAGAAGAGAGCCGTTCTATATCGGATAATGTGAAGTGGGGCATTCGTAAAAGGATGCAGGAAGGTATGCTAAATGCAAGTGGACACTTCAACATCTACGGATATGAATGGCAAGGAGATGAGTTAATCATTGTTCCGAAAGAAGCAGAGGTGGTAAAGAGAATTTATCAAAATTTTCTTGATGGAAAATCAAGACTGGAAACGGAAAGAGAACTTGAAGCTGAGGGTATTCGTACTAGGCAAGGCTGCGTGATGAGAGATTCTAATATCAAGAAGATATTAACCAACATTACTTATACGGGTAACATGCTTTTTCAGAAGGAATTTATATCAGACCCCATCAATAAAAAGCGTAAGCAAAATCGTGGAGAATTGCCACAGTATTGGGTGGAAGATACCCACGAGGCAATTATTGACCTTGAGACATTTCAGTATATACAAGATGAAATGGCAAGACGCAGACAGCTGGGAGCGTTGGCAAATAAGAGCCTTAACATTTCTTGTTTTACGGGAAAGATTAAATGCCCTTACTGTGGTGTCAGCTATATGCATAACACCAGAAAGCCACGAACTCCAAACGGAAAAAGATTAGAGTTTTGGGTATGTGGTTCAAGAAAGAAAAAAGGCGGACACTGCGAAGTAGGAGCAAGTATTAACCAGGATAATATGAAAAAGGTTCTTGCCGAGGTTCTAGATATTGATGAATTTGATGATGAAGTTTTCCTTGATAAGGTAGACTTTATCAATGTTCCAAAGAGGTATACTCTGGAGATTCATTTGCAAGATGGAACTATTGTTACTAGGCCTTGCGAGAATACGGGTCATCAAGATTGTTGGACTAAAGAATATCGAGATAAGGTGTCTAAGCAAAGAAGAAAGAAGAATACAAATCCAAAAGGTGCATCGGTATTTACAAGTAAATTAAAATGCAAGCATTGTGGCTGCAATTATAGGCGATGCACTCAGCCATCAACTTCATCGGAAGATGGCAAATTTTATTATTGGCGATGTGCTGAAAGAACCGCTTGTAAGGCACAAGGACTAAGAGAAGATTTTTTGAAATCTCAGCTTGCAGAAGTTCTCGGAATGGCAGAATGGGACGAGAAGGTTTTTGCAGAAAAAGTAGAGCAAATAAACATTGACGGCTATCAGCTAGAAGTTGTTGGAAAAGATGGAATAGTAACACCGATGACCTTTGAACCACCGAAGCGTGGCGGCAGGCATTGCTCAGAAGAACAAAAAGAACATATGCGACAGATTATGAAAGAAAAATGGACACCGGAGCGTAAGGCCGAGATGAGTCAGCGTATGAAAAATATGAGGAAGGAGCGTGGCAGAAATTGGCGAAAAGAAAAGTAA
- a CDS encoding phage holin family protein, translating to MKEFWNMIQFVFAGIGGWLGYFLGGCDGLLIALILFAVTDYITGVMCAISDKKLSSAVGFKGICRKVLIFLLVGIANILDVQVIGTGSVLRTAVIFFYISNEGVSLLENAGHLGLPIPVKIKSVLEQLHDRAESEEK from the coding sequence ATGAAGGAATTTTGGAACATGATTCAGTTTGTATTTGCCGGAATCGGAGGGTGGCTTGGCTACTTCTTAGGAGGATGTGATGGCTTACTTATCGCTCTCATTTTATTTGCAGTCACGGACTATATCACGGGAGTGATGTGTGCCATCTCAGATAAGAAACTGTCAAGTGCAGTTGGCTTTAAGGGAATCTGCAGAAAGGTGCTGATTTTCCTGCTTGTCGGGATTGCAAACATTCTTGATGTGCAGGTGATTGGTACAGGCAGTGTCCTTAGAACAGCAGTAATCTTCTTTTACATTTCCAATGAAGGTGTGAGCCTTCTTGAAAATGCAGGACATTTGGGACTTCCTATCCCGGTAAAAATCAAATCAGTATTGGAACAGCTCCATGACAGAGCAGAAAGTGAGGAAAAATAA
- a CDS encoding major tail protein, giving the protein MANKVKYNLKNVHAAKLTKGEDGSYSYETPKAIPGAVSISLDAEGDSSPFYADGIVYFRSVSNNGYSGDLEIALIPEWFRTEILKEELDKNGVLVENSNIAETEKFALLFEFDGDVKCIRHVLYNCSASRPSIESETKEDTIEPGTETLSLTADPREDGLVKSRTGDTTTDATYNDWYKSVYVPVAKTEAANGGK; this is encoded by the coding sequence ATGGCTAATAAAGTAAAATACAATCTAAAAAATGTTCATGCCGCAAAGCTGACAAAAGGTGAAGATGGAAGTTATTCGTATGAAACACCAAAGGCAATCCCCGGTGCTGTAAGCATCAGTTTGGATGCGGAGGGTGATTCTTCTCCGTTCTATGCGGATGGCATTGTATATTTCCGTTCTGTATCTAATAACGGATACAGCGGTGATTTGGAAATTGCACTTATCCCGGAATGGTTCAGAACGGAAATCTTGAAAGAAGAACTTGATAAGAATGGTGTTCTTGTTGAGAACTCTAATATTGCAGAAACAGAGAAATTTGCACTGCTATTTGAATTTGACGGAGATGTGAAGTGCATCCGTCACGTTTTATATAATTGCTCTGCATCTCGTCCTTCTATCGAGTCAGAAACAAAAGAGGATACGATTGAACCAGGAACAGAAACATTATCTCTTACGGCAGATCCTAGAGAAGATGGTCTTGTAAAATCAAGAACTGGGGATACCACTACTGATGCAACCTATAACGATTGGTACAAGTCTGTATATGTTCCAGTAGCAAAAACTGAAGCTGCAAACGGAGGTAAATAA
- a CDS encoding SHOCT domain-containing protein, with protein MSKEQMKQEKLYQITMSIAKKMLDDGLITKEEYTIIDTKMQEKYQPTLGTLFADIDLI; from the coding sequence ATGAGTAAGGAGCAGATGAAACAGGAAAAGCTGTATCAGATAACCATGAGTATAGCAAAAAAGATGCTTGATGATGGACTTATAACTAAGGAAGAGTACACCATAATTGATACAAAAATGCAGGAAAAATATCAGCCAACTTTGGGTACATTATTTGCCGATATTGACTTGATATAA